One Candidatus Saccharibacteria bacterium RAAC3_TM7_1 genomic region harbors:
- a CDS encoding transglycosylase-like protein (RAAC3_TM7_1_63), translated as MRIRIQRFSPLLIFYACLVAGLGLFALLMIPHAQAAPASGERLITIHDRGREKGIITHANTLRAVFKEARVTLDKNDIVEPGLDETLVTNSYQVNIYRARPIVIVDGTARRLVMSAYQTPSQIAEHAGVILQDEDTATLQMASNLLRDGASEEMIIDRAVPVQLILYGKESTVYTQATTIEQFLKEKRITIGAKDTVSKAATAGITPNMKLEIWRNGKQTVTKEEAVAFETEEIQDANRKVGYRQVKAAGVKGKKMVTYEIVMKNGREVSKKTIQTVIIKQPSKQVEVVGAKFKYTGGPLSNIQITALGNCESGMTANRNSGNGFYGAFQFVPSTWRTVAPEPYNSRMPHQAPLEAQKQAVQNLLSRSSIYTQFPGCARKMQAQGIL; from the coding sequence ATGAGAATACGAATACAACGGTTTTCGCCTTTACTTATCTTTTATGCTTGCCTCGTTGCGGGGTTGGGGTTGTTCGCGCTTTTGATGATACCGCATGCCCAGGCCGCACCAGCTAGCGGCGAACGCTTGATTACAATTCATGACCGTGGCCGGGAAAAGGGAATTATCACGCACGCGAATACGTTGCGCGCAGTTTTCAAAGAGGCTCGGGTGACGCTAGACAAGAACGATATCGTCGAGCCAGGGCTTGATGAGACGTTAGTTACCAACAGCTACCAGGTGAATATTTACCGTGCTCGACCGATTGTAATCGTTGATGGCACAGCTCGTCGGCTCGTCATGTCGGCGTACCAAACACCGAGCCAAATCGCCGAGCACGCTGGGGTAATCTTGCAAGACGAGGATACGGCCACGCTTCAGATGGCCTCTAATCTGCTCCGTGACGGTGCCAGCGAAGAAATGATTATCGACCGGGCGGTACCGGTGCAACTTATCTTGTATGGTAAGGAAAGTACCGTCTACACTCAGGCGACAACCATTGAGCAGTTCCTGAAAGAGAAACGTATCACTATTGGGGCGAAAGATACGGTCTCAAAAGCAGCCACGGCCGGGATTACTCCGAATATGAAACTCGAGATTTGGCGCAACGGAAAGCAGACAGTCACCAAAGAAGAAGCGGTGGCGTTTGAGACAGAAGAGATCCAGGACGCGAACCGTAAAGTTGGTTACCGTCAGGTAAAAGCAGCTGGCGTAAAAGGTAAAAAAATGGTGACCTACGAGATCGTCATGAAGAATGGCCGTGAAGTCAGTAAAAAAACGATCCAGACTGTTATCATCAAACAACCGAGCAAACAAGTGGAGGTTGTCGGTGCGAAGTTTAAGTATACCGGTGGTCCATTATCGAATATACAGATTACAGCGCTAGGAAATTGTGAAAGTGGCATGACGGCCAACCGGAATTCTGGTAATGGGTTTTATGGTGCTTTCCAGTTTGTGCCGTCGACATGGCGAACAGTGGCTCCCGAACCATACAATTCAAGGATGCCGCATCAGGCGCCGCTAGAAGCACAAAAGCAAGCCGTCCAGAACCTACTGTCTCGTTCCAGCATCTACACACAGTTTCCCGGCTGTGCTCGAAAAATGCAGGCACAAGGCATACTCTAG
- a CDS encoding ATP-dependent DNA helicase PcrA (RAAC3_TM7_1_64) translates to MNILEGLNEAQASAVTSGDGPLLILAGAGSGKTKTLTHRIAYLIAEKGIWPEQILAVTFTNKAAREMRERLWKLLSEAPPKRKPAESTSAPSELQREGASMEFISRGAGGQSPPRSFMPWMGTFHGICVRLLRIDGHLIGIQSNFVIYDQDDRQGLVKQAMKDCGVTDKKIKPRVVSDIISSAKNEMVDPDEFEATANYPFQKTVASVYRRYEQLRKEAGALDFDDLLLETVRLFREVPDARKKWRSKFTHIMIDEYQDTNAAQYTIVKSLVGSERNICVVGDDWQSIYSWRGADFTNILNFERDFPGARIIKLEQNYRSSGAILEAAHNVITKNTRRTDKKLWTAEGMGTPVQVHELYDEAEEARLVASRISAQAAIKARTPGDFAVLYRTNAQSYILERAFLQARVPYQIVGGVRFYDRKEIKDVIAYLRLLYQPQDRMSFSRIANVPTRGLGASSLERFMIWQAGSGLDIVTALSRVQEIDGLTPRAKNSFIRLADILQSIDMASEPSAIIEQILERSGYLEYLRDGSPQAEEREGNISSLVSDAKTFAALPDFLEEVALMSSVDESSSEEKVTLMTLHAAKGLEFPVVFMVGMEEGIFPHARVHEAGPSELEEERRLCYVGMTRAREELHLSYAASRLQFGERGYNAPSRFLKDMGNGVSLQAAGADRVSHDEPAYYDEIPELDINDRVRSAQFGDGIIVDVDGLAVTVQFDQGQRKKLNVEYARLQRL, encoded by the coding sequence ATGAATATACTTGAGGGGTTGAACGAGGCTCAAGCGAGCGCCGTGACGTCCGGTGACGGGCCGCTCTTGATTTTGGCGGGCGCGGGCAGCGGTAAGACGAAGACGCTGACGCATCGGATTGCGTATCTAATTGCTGAAAAAGGTATCTGGCCAGAGCAAATCCTGGCGGTGACCTTTACCAATAAAGCCGCGCGTGAAATGCGCGAGCGCCTTTGGAAACTGTTAAGCGAAGCGCCGCCAAAGCGGAAGCCAGCTGAAAGCACGAGCGCCCCAAGCGAGCTTCAGCGGGAGGGAGCTTCTATGGAATTCATTTCCAGAGGAGCTGGAGGGCAGAGCCCTCCTCGATCATTTATGCCCTGGATGGGGACGTTCCATGGCATATGTGTGCGCCTGCTTCGAATCGACGGTCATCTGATCGGTATTCAGAGTAATTTCGTGATCTACGATCAGGACGACCGACAGGGACTCGTCAAGCAGGCAATGAAAGATTGTGGGGTGACAGACAAGAAGATTAAACCCCGTGTCGTTAGCGATATCATCTCCAGCGCCAAAAACGAGATGGTTGATCCCGATGAATTTGAAGCCACTGCTAACTACCCATTCCAAAAAACAGTCGCCAGTGTCTATCGACGCTATGAACAGCTACGAAAAGAAGCCGGTGCGCTGGACTTTGACGATCTGTTGCTTGAAACGGTACGGCTTTTTCGCGAAGTGCCGGATGCGCGTAAAAAATGGCGCAGTAAATTTACTCATATCATGATCGACGAGTACCAGGATACAAACGCCGCACAGTACACGATCGTCAAAAGTTTAGTTGGGTCGGAACGAAACATCTGTGTTGTCGGCGATGACTGGCAGAGTATTTATAGTTGGCGCGGAGCCGACTTTACCAACATTCTCAATTTTGAACGTGATTTTCCAGGTGCGCGTATCATCAAATTAGAGCAGAACTATCGCAGTAGTGGAGCAATTCTCGAGGCAGCACACAATGTGATTACTAAGAACACCCGGCGTACCGACAAGAAGCTATGGACTGCCGAAGGCATGGGCACACCGGTGCAGGTTCATGAACTCTACGATGAAGCCGAAGAGGCTCGGCTCGTCGCTAGCCGTATCAGTGCGCAGGCGGCGATAAAGGCACGAACGCCGGGCGATTTCGCGGTGTTATACCGCACCAACGCCCAGAGCTATATCTTGGAGCGGGCATTTTTGCAGGCACGAGTCCCGTACCAAATCGTCGGCGGTGTGCGCTTTTACGACCGCAAAGAGATAAAAGACGTTATCGCCTACTTACGTCTCCTCTATCAACCGCAAGATCGCATGAGTTTTAGCCGCATCGCCAATGTTCCGACGCGGGGGCTTGGCGCCAGTAGTCTGGAGCGTTTTATGATCTGGCAAGCGGGCAGTGGCCTTGATATTGTCACGGCACTTAGCCGCGTGCAAGAAATCGATGGGTTAACACCGCGAGCAAAAAACTCCTTCATCAGACTCGCAGATATCTTGCAGAGTATCGACATGGCCAGTGAACCAAGTGCTATTATCGAGCAAATCCTGGAGCGAAGTGGCTACTTGGAGTATCTCCGTGATGGTTCGCCGCAAGCCGAAGAGCGAGAGGGCAACATCAGCTCACTGGTGTCAGACGCCAAGACGTTTGCAGCGCTACCGGATTTCCTGGAAGAAGTGGCCTTGATGTCGAGCGTCGATGAGAGCAGCAGTGAAGAAAAAGTAACCCTTATGACGCTGCATGCCGCCAAAGGGCTCGAGTTTCCGGTTGTTTTCATGGTCGGTATGGAAGAAGGAATCTTCCCACATGCACGCGTCCACGAGGCCGGACCAAGCGAACTTGAAGAAGAACGTCGTCTCTGTTACGTGGGCATGACCCGAGCGCGTGAAGAGCTGCACCTGAGCTATGCAGCCAGCCGCCTACAGTTTGGCGAACGCGGTTATAACGCGCCATCACGCTTTCTAAAAGATATGGGTAATGGCGTGAGCCTGCAGGCCGCTGGGGCTGACCGAGTATCCCACGATGAACCGGCTTACTATGATGAAATACCGGAACTCGACATTAATGACCGAGTTCGTTCCGCCCAGTTTGGTGATGGGATAATCGTGGACGTGGATGGCCTGGCCGTAACGGTGCAGTTTGACCAAGGTCAGCGTAAAAAGCTCAACGTTGAGTATGCCCGCCTGCAGCGCTTATGA
- a CDS encoding hypothetical protein (RAAC3_TM7_1_65) has product MVKELDFDELDRAVSNLMGSVAKPSDDSDKEPAATLSSPTTSSVPLAASINSESPTVVVPEAPSAEPSPGTTERPSSRVVVPTQRSSGRFMDVVHPSGDMKQSRSLTPPSREGIAITPRPSVAAAVESAKPSEAAAPPVSHDIMPDPISLAESAKPSVTPLSMSGSGSTVLLKDDDQKASAAIADSPFLPDTKVEKRPLGNQPPTGGEDKDLLSSEIMSTDKDDGNPPIPLPAELANDLVTIESKELTAAHAPVMPELEKMTVPSGPTSITQQYKEQPSSGDDSHAAIYDAASVPQPLAHPTKKKAGWLWIVWVVLLLALGGGGAALLYATGIIP; this is encoded by the coding sequence ATGGTAAAAGAACTTGACTTCGATGAACTAGACAGGGCGGTGAGTAATCTGATGGGCAGCGTAGCAAAACCTAGTGATGATAGCGACAAGGAGCCGGCAGCTACTCTATCATCACCGACGACTTCATCGGTGCCATTAGCCGCATCTATCAACTCTGAGTCGCCTACGGTCGTCGTACCCGAAGCGCCGAGCGCCGAACCATCCCCTGGTACTACGGAACGTCCTTCGTCACGGGTAGTCGTGCCGACGCAACGTTCATCTGGCCGTTTCATGGATGTTGTACACCCATCGGGTGACATGAAGCAGTCGCGCTCTCTAACCCCACCCTCACGCGAAGGTATCGCTATCACACCGCGGCCATCGGTGGCTGCTGCCGTAGAGTCGGCCAAGCCGAGTGAAGCCGCCGCGCCGCCAGTATCACACGATATTATGCCCGATCCGATTTCACTGGCTGAGTCAGCCAAGCCGTCAGTTACTCCTCTGTCAATGTCTGGTTCTGGTAGCACGGTACTGCTTAAAGATGATGACCAAAAGGCATCGGCAGCCATTGCCGACTCGCCCTTTCTGCCGGACACCAAAGTAGAAAAACGTCCGCTTGGCAATCAACCGCCAACTGGAGGCGAAGACAAAGATCTGCTTTCGTCCGAAATCATGTCAACCGATAAAGACGACGGCAACCCACCGATACCACTTCCCGCCGAGCTCGCCAATGATCTCGTAACCATTGAGTCAAAAGAACTGACCGCCGCTCACGCGCCGGTGATGCCCGAGCTTGAGAAAATGACGGTACCCAGCGGTCCGACATCGATTACGCAGCAGTACAAGGAACAGCCCAGTAGTGGTGACGACAGCCACGCGGCGATCTACGATGCAGCCAGTGTACCGCAACCACTTGCGCACCCAACAAAGAAGAAAGCGGGCTGGCTTTGGATCGTCTGGGTGGTACTGCTACTTGCACTTGGTGGCGGTGGCGCAGCCTTACTCTACGCGACTGGCATTATCCCGTAA
- a CDS encoding triosephosphate isomerase (RAAC3_TM7_1_66) — MNLTIHEASLYVHKLAKVVKKHRNVEVVLAPGMLTLPTLSLQVDRRQFKLAAQNLYWRDEGAFTGEVSAHQLRGLVDYAIIGHSERRHIFNENNKDIRAKVQAAVRHGIIPILCVGETAHERSENETAAVLHDQIIAGVANLTSEELRQAVIAYEPVWAIGSGNNALPKDVEMIIGHIRRQIEHLYGKEIAKDICVLYGGSVSPGNASNYLTVDGIDGLLIGGASLQAEAFSEMVEQAFKANTKG, encoded by the coding sequence ATGAACCTCACGATTCATGAGGCCAGTTTATATGTTCATAAGCTGGCAAAAGTGGTCAAAAAGCACCGCAATGTTGAGGTAGTACTGGCTCCAGGTATGCTCACGCTGCCGACACTTAGTTTGCAGGTCGACCGCCGTCAGTTCAAATTGGCCGCTCAGAATCTGTACTGGCGCGACGAAGGCGCTTTTACCGGTGAAGTTTCGGCTCACCAGCTCCGTGGCCTGGTAGACTATGCCATCATTGGCCACAGTGAGCGGCGCCATATCTTTAATGAAAATAACAAAGATATCCGTGCCAAGGTACAAGCAGCTGTCCGTCACGGCATCATACCGATCCTTTGTGTCGGCGAAACGGCGCACGAACGTAGCGAAAATGAAACGGCAGCGGTATTGCACGACCAGATTATTGCCGGTGTAGCCAACCTCACAAGCGAAGAACTACGCCAGGCTGTTATCGCTTACGAGCCGGTTTGGGCGATTGGCAGCGGCAACAACGCCTTGCCAAAAGACGTCGAAATGATCATTGGACATATTCGCCGCCAGATCGAGCATTTGTACGGCAAAGAGATCGCCAAAGATATTTGTGTATTGTATGGTGGCAGTGTGTCGCCAGGCAACGCTTCGAATTATTTGACGGTAGACGGTATTGACGGTTTGCTGATCGGCGGCGCCAGTCTGCAGGCGGAAGCATTTAGTGAGATGGTAGAACAAGCGTTTAAGGCAAATACAAAAGGGTAG
- a CDS encoding phosphoglycerate kinase (RAAC3_TM7_1_67), protein MKLSKKTIRDVPLERRTVLVRTDYNVPLHEDGTIADDYRIRASLPTIHWLLKEGCKVVIITHLGRPEGVDPTLSLEPVAQRLAELLGEPIRFVDKTIGEKVRMAIKRAPKRSVTVLENLRFHPEEEANDDHFARQLARDSGARYFVQDGFGVVHRDHASTSAITAWLPSVAGLLVEKEYTMITSAMEHPERPFVAVLGGAKVSDKIAFVQRLIEKADRILIGGAMANTFLAYKGSSVGASKRETGQTSVLKDIYAAAAKKVGSDNVDEFLVLPNDLATAKTIGKGAVRTVKTVGHIADDDLCLDIGDTSAKHYVEIVRRAKTVVWNGTLGLAELPTFAKSSAELAAALTKQTGKQSVIGGGDTVDFVLDWDKKHGGSFDHISTGGGASLQLMSGEALPGIEHLLDA, encoded by the coding sequence ATGAAATTATCCAAAAAAACGATCCGTGACGTGCCGCTCGAACGAAGGACGGTACTGGTGCGGACAGACTACAACGTGCCGCTTCATGAGGATGGCACGATTGCGGATGACTATCGGATCCGTGCCAGTTTGCCGACGATTCACTGGCTGCTCAAAGAAGGTTGTAAAGTTGTTATCATCACTCATCTAGGTCGGCCGGAAGGCGTCGACCCAACGCTTAGTCTTGAGCCGGTTGCCCAGCGGCTGGCAGAACTGCTCGGTGAGCCAATCCGCTTTGTTGATAAAACGATCGGGGAAAAAGTTCGCATGGCTATCAAGCGTGCGCCAAAACGGAGTGTAACCGTACTAGAGAATCTGCGCTTCCATCCGGAGGAGGAGGCGAACGACGATCATTTCGCTCGTCAGCTGGCACGCGATAGCGGTGCACGGTATTTCGTGCAGGACGGCTTCGGTGTCGTTCATCGTGACCATGCCAGCACCTCGGCGATTACCGCCTGGCTGCCAAGTGTTGCCGGCCTGCTAGTTGAGAAAGAATATACCATGATCACGTCGGCAATGGAGCACCCTGAGCGGCCGTTTGTAGCGGTGCTTGGTGGTGCAAAGGTGAGTGACAAGATTGCCTTTGTCCAGCGCTTAATAGAAAAGGCCGATCGTATTCTAATTGGCGGGGCTATGGCAAATACGTTTCTGGCCTATAAGGGTAGCAGTGTTGGGGCAAGCAAGCGGGAAACTGGTCAGACGAGTGTTCTCAAGGATATTTATGCGGCGGCGGCGAAAAAAGTCGGTAGTGACAACGTCGATGAGTTCCTCGTGCTTCCGAACGATCTGGCGACGGCAAAAACAATTGGCAAGGGGGCGGTAAGAACCGTCAAAACAGTTGGCCATATTGCCGATGACGATCTATGTCTGGACATCGGTGACACCTCAGCTAAACACTATGTGGAGATCGTACGCCGTGCCAAGACCGTCGTCTGGAATGGCACGCTTGGACTGGCGGAGCTACCGACATTTGCGAAAAGTTCGGCGGAGCTTGCGGCTGCACTGACGAAGCAGACCGGCAAACAGTCGGTTATCGGTGGTGGTGACACGGTCGACTTCGTGCTCGACTGGGACAAGAAACATGGTGGTAGTTTCGATCATATCTCGACTGGGGGTGGTGCAAGCCTGCAACTGATGTCGGGTGAAGCACTGCCAGGCATTGAACATCTGCTAGACGCCTGA
- a CDS encoding pyruvate kinase (RAAC3_TM7_1_68), with translation MNVIFKRTKILATVGPSIDSEEQLKTAITTGVNGFRLNFSHESPEAADRHIAMIRAASQAAGKPVAILQDLQGPKIRLGVLKTQPLLVKVGDELTLDYAAEHDGGFTLPVQYNLATKVEKGQPLHLFDGKIRTTITGVISDTAITVKVENDGELFSKKGINLPDTDFGGDIITEKDIADITYGAEKDIDYVALSFVQSVRDVYALRQLLTERGSEARIIAKVETKAAIEPETLEAIVRESDGVMVARGDLAVEVGAEVVPIIQRRIIALCRKHGKLSIVATQMMASMTDNPEPTRAEVSDVATAVVLGTDAVMLSDETAMGKFPLEAVAAMKKVIVYTQEHTPPASISEVLKQDIAQRTAISAAAVKLAEELGVNAIVAETKSGATARDIAAFRPNLPIVSVTSVTRTAQQLALRYGNKSFVRPDGEKAGLELATQLKEDGFFGTTAPVKIVIVSGRQPGVIGATDTIRVRVIQ, from the coding sequence ATGAATGTTATCTTTAAACGTACCAAAATATTAGCAACTGTCGGACCATCGATCGACTCAGAAGAACAACTAAAAACAGCAATCACAACTGGTGTCAACGGCTTTCGGCTCAATTTCAGTCATGAATCACCCGAGGCAGCCGATCGTCATATCGCGATGATCCGTGCCGCTAGCCAGGCAGCCGGTAAACCAGTGGCGATCTTGCAAGACCTTCAGGGTCCAAAGATTCGCCTCGGTGTTCTTAAGACCCAACCGCTTTTGGTGAAAGTGGGTGACGAGCTGACACTTGATTATGCGGCCGAACATGATGGCGGCTTTACGCTGCCGGTGCAGTATAATCTAGCTACGAAAGTTGAAAAAGGCCAGCCGCTCCATCTGTTTGATGGCAAGATACGGACGACGATCACCGGCGTGATTTCCGATACCGCGATCACGGTGAAAGTTGAAAACGACGGCGAACTCTTTAGTAAAAAAGGTATCAATCTGCCCGATACCGATTTTGGCGGCGATATTATCACCGAGAAAGATATCGCCGATATTACCTATGGTGCCGAGAAGGATATCGACTACGTGGCACTCAGTTTTGTGCAGTCGGTACGCGACGTCTACGCCTTGCGCCAGCTGCTGACGGAGCGTGGGTCGGAAGCCCGTATTATTGCCAAGGTGGAAACGAAAGCGGCGATTGAGCCGGAGACACTGGAGGCAATCGTAAGAGAGAGTGACGGCGTGATGGTGGCGCGCGGTGACTTGGCCGTTGAAGTTGGTGCCGAGGTGGTACCGATCATTCAGCGGCGTATCATTGCGCTTTGCCGGAAGCATGGCAAGCTCAGTATCGTCGCAACACAGATGATGGCAAGTATGACCGACAACCCCGAGCCGACCCGCGCCGAAGTCAGCGATGTCGCTACAGCAGTGGTGCTCGGTACCGACGCTGTCATGCTGTCAGATGAGACTGCTATGGGCAAGTTTCCGCTTGAAGCAGTCGCGGCCATGAAAAAGGTGATTGTCTATACACAGGAACACACTCCGCCGGCATCGATCAGCGAGGTTCTCAAGCAGGACATTGCTCAGCGCACTGCCATCAGCGCCGCCGCGGTGAAACTTGCCGAAGAATTGGGCGTCAACGCTATTGTCGCCGAGACCAAATCGGGTGCGACGGCGCGCGACATCGCCGCCTTTCGGCCAAACTTGCCGATTGTCAGCGTCACTAGTGTGACGCGTACCGCACAGCAGCTGGCACTCCGTTACGGCAATAAGAGTTTTGTCCGCCCAGATGGAGAGAAGGCGGGACTTGAACTCGCGACTCAACTAAAAGAGGACGGCTTTTTTGGGACGACAGCTCCGGTGAAAATTGTCATCGTGAGCGGCCGCCAGCCTGGAGTAATCGGTGCGACCGACACGATCCGCGTGCGGGTGATACAATAA
- a CDS encoding hypothetical protein (RAAC3_TM7_1_69) — protein MTTATVTTRTGQTLKRPSIFATRNLRQQSKKLQDELFELRQRYGGLVGDILDHGIDYAEVLEIRTAFYGRIHRASLKKYADPVAKLELYKRLTKQYHGRFIARRIVFAGHEDIGKLHELDTTIARITYRIIDLSNSDKNDFVRTMKRVREIHQALQR, from the coding sequence ATGACAACGGCGACAGTAACTACTAGAACTGGCCAGACGCTAAAGCGACCAAGTATTTTCGCGACCAGAAACCTGCGGCAGCAGTCTAAAAAGTTGCAAGATGAACTATTTGAACTACGTCAGCGCTATGGTGGCTTGGTTGGCGACATTCTCGACCACGGCATAGACTACGCAGAAGTACTGGAAATCCGGACGGCATTTTACGGCCGGATACACCGTGCTTCGCTGAAGAAATACGCCGATCCGGTAGCGAAGCTTGAGCTGTACAAGCGTTTGACAAAGCAGTACCACGGGCGTTTTATTGCGCGGCGCATCGTCTTCGCCGGTCACGAGGACATCGGTAAACTCCACGAACTCGACACGACGATTGCCCGCATTACTTATCGGATTATCGACTTGTCCAATAGTGACAAAAATGATTTTGTCCGGACGATGAAGCGAGTACGCGAGATTCATCAAGCCTTGCAACGATAA
- a CDS encoding hypothetical protein (RAAC3_TM7_1_70), with the protein MLIMTNLEYTQRRIRELTDTSEQYFGRALEITDLHFDDINAPHEALISILSDKQGYTYALVVAGSRPQPYRDLRKYLKSAGLEVLKMYPPHNDQEYFVRRGREIFLQAYPGRTHWTELEKNYYTSLAPCQAAMAKIDPHFRELYRFNEIAGRWQRSYDQQDIEAVLMPQLSYGYQQGSLA; encoded by the coding sequence GCTTATTATGACCAACCTGGAATATACCCAGCGGCGCATTCGGGAGCTAACTGACACGAGTGAGCAATATTTTGGCAGAGCTCTCGAGATAACAGATCTACATTTTGATGATATCAATGCCCCTCACGAGGCGCTTATCAGTATACTTTCCGATAAGCAGGGTTATACCTATGCGCTCGTGGTCGCTGGTTCACGTCCTCAACCGTATCGTGACCTCAGGAAGTATCTAAAGTCGGCTGGTCTCGAAGTACTCAAAATGTACCCGCCACACAACGACCAAGAGTACTTCGTGCGTCGAGGCCGGGAGATCTTCCTCCAGGCATATCCAGGCCGCACCCATTGGACTGAGCTTGAAAAAAATTACTACACCAGTCTGGCGCCATGCCAGGCGGCTATGGCAAAGATTGACCCGCATTTTCGCGAGCTCTATCGGTTTAATGAGATTGCCGGGCGTTGGCAACGCAGTTACGACCAACAGGATATTGAGGCGGTGCTTATGCCGCAGCTCTCCTATGGTTATCAACAGGGGAGCCTCGCGTAA